One stretch of Chryseobacterium fluminis DNA includes these proteins:
- a CDS encoding SH3 domain-containing protein — protein sequence MSTLQDKYSGVVSAAQSAGISNLQVQEQDGILYVSGNATNTAAKDAVWNALGAIDSTYSSSDINIDVQVAGLSAGASLTVATEESNLNIRQEPSTEAAVVGKATKGSSVTLIEQTSDDWWKVKNAEGQEGYAYSRYLRA from the coding sequence ATGAGCACATTACAGGATAAATATTCAGGGGTAGTTTCTGCGGCCCAGTCTGCAGGAATTTCAAATTTACAGGTTCAGGAGCAGGACGGAATTCTGTATGTTTCCGGAAATGCCACTAATACAGCTGCCAAAGATGCAGTGTGGAATGCTCTGGGAGCTATCGATTCTACTTATTCTTCTTCGGATATTAACATCGATGTACAGGTTGCTGGTCTTTCTGCCGGCGCTTCTCTTACCGTAGCCACGGAAGAATCTAATTTAAATATCAGACAGGAGCCTTCAACAGAAGCTGCTGTTGTAGGAAAGGCTACAAAAGGCTCATCCGTTACCCTTATTGAACAGACTTCCGATGACTGGTGGAAGGTTAAGAATGCCGAAGGTCAGGAAGGATATGCTTATTCGAGATACTTGAGAGCTTAA
- a CDS encoding phytanoyl-CoA dioxygenase family protein, protein MKLQNYKNSITENGYTIINRIFSDEEIEQISKVIQNADTSNETFRKSENLFAIRQFLKEIPEAVNLIFNENIKKVIKEIFGDRYFVVKSIYFDKPEKSNWYVAYHQDLTVSVDQKVELPDFGPWTTKQNQFAVQPPLHILENIFTIRIHLDDTDEHNGALKVVPKSHAKGIYRPETIDWNTEKEKICTVEKGGIMIMKPLLLHGSNRTTTGRKRRVIHIEFSDMELPEALNWAEKMN, encoded by the coding sequence ATGAAATTACAAAATTATAAAAATTCGATTACTGAAAACGGATATACCATCATTAACCGTATTTTTTCTGACGAAGAAATTGAACAGATCAGTAAAGTGATTCAAAATGCGGATACTTCCAACGAGACTTTCCGCAAATCGGAAAACCTATTTGCCATAAGACAGTTTCTGAAGGAAATTCCCGAGGCTGTAAATTTGATTTTTAATGAAAATATTAAAAAGGTTATCAAAGAAATATTCGGAGACCGATATTTTGTGGTGAAGAGCATTTATTTTGATAAGCCTGAAAAATCAAACTGGTATGTTGCCTATCATCAGGATCTCACGGTTTCTGTAGATCAAAAGGTTGAATTGCCGGATTTTGGGCCCTGGACCACGAAGCAGAATCAGTTTGCGGTACAGCCACCCTTACATATTCTTGAAAATATTTTTACAATAAGAATTCATTTAGATGATACCGACGAACACAATGGTGCCTTAAAAGTGGTGCCCAAATCGCATGCAAAAGGAATCTACAGACCCGAGACCATCGATTGGAATACCGAAAAGGAAAAGATCTGTACCGTAGAAAAGGGCGGAATTATGATTATGAAACCTTTGCTTCTTCACGGTTCCAACCGGACGACAACCGGGAGGAAAAGAAGAGTCATCCATATAGAATTTTCTGATATGGAATTGCCGGAAGCACTTAACTGGGCTGAGAAAATGAACTAG
- a CDS encoding BON domain-containing protein yields the protein MKKTIAMAALAIAVSFGAVSCKKKVSDADLQSQATTIVTSNPGASVEVKNGEAHLSGTFADQASKDNMIAQLKAIPGIKSVHDMTRVEATPATPAPVETQSAVAPEVQQKVKDAVKDFPTVKVEVVNGELTLTGNVTAAQARKIKESVDALKVGKVNYNYTVKN from the coding sequence ATGAAAAAAACGATCGCAATGGCCGCATTGGCTATAGCAGTCTCTTTCGGAGCAGTCTCTTGTAAGAAAAAAGTTTCCGATGCAGACCTTCAGAGTCAGGCTACTACTATCGTAACGTCTAATCCCGGTGCAAGTGTAGAAGTGAAAAACGGAGAAGCTCACCTGAGCGGAACTTTTGCTGATCAGGCATCTAAAGATAATATGATCGCTCAGTTGAAAGCAATTCCAGGAATCAAAAGTGTACATGATATGACAAGGGTTGAGGCGACACCTGCAACACCGGCACCGGTTGAAACACAATCTGCGGTAGCTCCTGAAGTTCAGCAGAAAGTAAAAGATGCCGTGAAAGATTTCCCTACTGTAAAAGTAGAGGTTGTGAATGGTGAATTAACCTTAACAGGAAACGTTACAGCAGCACAGGCCAGAAAAATCAAAGAATCTGTAGACGCTTTGAAAGTGGGAAAAGTTAATTATAATTACACCGTTAAAAACTAA
- a CDS encoding dicarboxylate/amino acid:cation symporter, producing MKGQNKLFIAIIIALIIGVGIGGFVHTQYPGSAEPFSKNIKLLGTVFIRLVQMIIAPLVFTTLVVGIAKMSDIKMIGRVGTKAMLWFISASLVSLFIGLVLVNWMEPGHVTKLPIQDAASAEELLKSSKGFSMEDFVKHIIPKSIFEAFATNEVLQIVVFSIMFGVALANMGEEYVQPVIKLFDIIAHGILKMVGYIMWFAPLGVLGAIAAVVATNGFEIFKVYAVYLRDFFFALGILWLVLLLVGYLILGNRLFELLRRIKAPLLIAFSTTSSEAVFPKLVEELERFGCNSRVVSFILPLGYSFNLDGSMMYMTFASIFIAQIYGIEMTLGQQITMLLVLMLTSKGIAGVPRASLVIIVATCSMFGIPPEGIALILPIDHFCDMGRSMTNVLGNALATSAVSKWEGQLEHGNGNEVV from the coding sequence ATGAAAGGACAGAATAAACTATTTATAGCAATTATTATTGCACTGATAATAGGAGTGGGAATCGGAGGATTCGTGCATACACAGTATCCCGGGAGTGCTGAACCTTTTTCTAAAAATATAAAACTTTTAGGAACCGTGTTTATCCGCTTGGTACAGATGATCATTGCTCCTCTGGTCTTCACGACCCTGGTGGTCGGAATCGCCAAAATGAGTGATATCAAGATGATCGGAAGAGTCGGAACAAAAGCCATGTTGTGGTTTATTTCTGCTTCTCTGGTATCTCTTTTTATCGGCTTGGTACTGGTCAACTGGATGGAACCGGGACATGTTACAAAACTTCCGATTCAGGATGCTGCATCGGCAGAAGAATTGTTGAAAAGCAGTAAAGGTTTCTCGATGGAAGATTTTGTAAAACACATTATCCCTAAGAGTATTTTTGAAGCTTTTGCCACCAACGAAGTCCTGCAGATCGTGGTATTTTCCATCATGTTTGGGGTAGCTTTAGCGAATATGGGGGAAGAGTACGTGCAACCGGTAATCAAATTATTTGATATTATAGCGCACGGAATCCTGAAAATGGTCGGATACATTATGTGGTTTGCTCCATTGGGAGTACTGGGAGCAATCGCTGCGGTAGTCGCCACGAACGGTTTTGAGATTTTTAAAGTCTATGCAGTGTATCTGAGAGACTTTTTCTTTGCCCTCGGAATCCTATGGCTGGTCCTGTTATTAGTAGGATATTTAATCCTGGGAAACAGGCTTTTCGAATTGTTGAGAAGAATAAAAGCACCGTTACTAATCGCATTTTCTACCACCAGCTCAGAAGCTGTTTTTCCGAAGCTGGTAGAGGAACTGGAAAGATTCGGATGCAACAGCAGAGTGGTTTCTTTCATCCTGCCGTTGGGATATTCTTTTAATTTGGACGGAAGTATGATGTACATGACATTTGCTTCTATTTTTATTGCTCAGATCTACGGTATTGAAATGACATTGGGACAGCAGATTACCATGCTTTTGGTATTGATGTTGACCTCGAAAGGAATTGCCGGGGTCCCGAGAGCTTCTCTGGTCATTATTGTGGCCACCTGTTCCATGTTCGGAATTCCGCCCGAAGGGATTGCTTTGATTCTCCCTATCGATCACTTCTGTGATATGGGAAGAAGTATGACAAACGTTCTTGGAAATGCCCTGGCGACGTCGGCCGTTTCCAAATGGGAAGGTCAGCTGGAACATGGCAATGGGAATGAGGTAGTCTAA
- a CDS encoding GH92 family glycosyl hydrolase codes for MKKILVVLLGIIAHNLFSQNYSQYVNPFIGTGGHGHTFPGAIVPFGMVQLSPDTRTDGSWDGCSGYHYSDSVIYGFSHTHLNGTGVSDYGDIMLMPTMGNPGLNNSDYSSKFSHKNEKASAGFYSVKLDKNNIDVRLTATKRVGYHEYTFNKSGNANIILDLNHRDKLLEGEVKIIDDKTIEVFRRSEAWATNQYIYARIEFSKPLKISQKLVNGKDENNLFTGTRLALAFSSQVRKGEKINVKVSVSPTGYEGATKNMLAEGQSDDFELVRKQAAADWDRELSKIEVTSSDKDKLTIFYTAMYHVFTQPNINMDADGKYRGRDHKFYMAKGFDYYSVFSLWDTFRGAHPLMTLIDRKRTSDFINTFIKQYEQGGKLPVWELASNETECMIGYHAVSVIADAMAKGIQGFDYEKAFQASKNSAMLDIFGLNAYKQNNYIAIDDEHESVSKTVEYAYDDWCIAQMAKILGKKEDYQYFMKRSQNWKNLYNPRNGFMQPRKNGNWYEPFEPREVNNNYTEGNSWHYSYSVQQDIPGLIAAHGGKEKFEQFIDAIFSAPDKTTGREQVDITGLIGQYAQGNEPSHHIAYLYNYVDKPEKTDAKIRYILDHYYKNAPDGLIGNEDCGQMSAWYILSSMGIYSVTPGLPEWQTTKPYFDEVKIHLEDGTTRVITKNTSRDELRKLGFENVKPAKDYKYDELTATPVISASRIFDLNTKVEITALNPNDKIYYMTMDEGDANVRKTFTAYKGPFTIVKTTQVSAYAERKGEKSSIVTANFNRRPNNWAITVNTIPTPQYTASGKLSLIDGINGDANWRKGEWLGYQGQTFEAVIDMKSPQQISTLSSTFLQDSKAWILMPKKVEYYASMNGRDYILLKTVDNILDPKDETVQVKDFSTDILPTEARYIKVKAYHFGKLPEWHQGAGGDAYIFIDEISVK; via the coding sequence ATGAAAAAAATATTAGTCGTTCTTTTAGGAATTATCGCTCATAATTTATTTTCTCAGAATTATTCGCAATATGTAAATCCTTTTATCGGCACCGGCGGTCACGGACATACGTTCCCGGGCGCCATTGTTCCTTTCGGGATGGTACAGCTTTCTCCCGACACCAGAACAGACGGAAGCTGGGACGGCTGCAGCGGGTACCATTATTCAGATTCTGTGATCTACGGATTTTCACATACGCATTTAAACGGGACCGGTGTTTCCGATTACGGGGATATCATGCTGATGCCTACGATGGGAAATCCGGGTTTAAACAACAGCGACTATTCTTCAAAATTTTCTCATAAAAACGAAAAAGCCTCGGCGGGATTTTATTCTGTCAAACTGGACAAAAACAATATTGATGTCCGGCTAACAGCAACTAAAAGAGTCGGTTATCATGAGTATACTTTTAACAAATCCGGAAATGCAAATATCATCCTGGACCTTAATCACAGGGATAAACTGCTTGAAGGTGAGGTTAAAATCATTGATGATAAAACCATTGAAGTATTCCGCAGGAGTGAAGCCTGGGCCACCAACCAGTATATTTACGCAAGAATTGAATTTTCAAAACCATTGAAAATTTCACAAAAACTGGTTAATGGAAAAGATGAAAATAATCTTTTCACGGGAACCAGACTGGCCTTAGCATTTTCATCTCAGGTCAGAAAGGGAGAAAAAATAAATGTAAAAGTTTCCGTTTCTCCGACAGGATATGAAGGTGCCACAAAAAACATGCTGGCTGAAGGACAGTCCGATGATTTCGAACTGGTCAGAAAACAGGCTGCTGCAGATTGGGACAGAGAATTATCAAAAATTGAAGTTACCTCTTCTGATAAAGATAAACTGACCATTTTCTATACTGCGATGTATCATGTTTTCACACAACCGAACATTAATATGGATGCCGATGGAAAATACAGGGGCCGCGACCATAAGTTTTATATGGCAAAAGGTTTCGATTATTATTCTGTGTTCTCACTTTGGGATACCTTCAGAGGGGCCCATCCTCTGATGACCTTAATTGACAGAAAAAGAACGTCCGATTTTATCAATACCTTTATTAAACAATATGAACAGGGTGGGAAACTGCCTGTGTGGGAACTCGCTTCCAACGAAACGGAATGTATGATCGGTTATCATGCCGTATCTGTAATCGCAGATGCGATGGCTAAGGGAATTCAGGGTTTTGACTACGAGAAGGCTTTCCAGGCTTCCAAAAATTCTGCCATGCTGGATATTTTCGGTCTGAATGCTTACAAACAAAATAATTATATTGCCATCGATGATGAGCATGAAAGTGTATCAAAAACCGTAGAATATGCTTATGACGACTGGTGTATTGCCCAGATGGCTAAAATATTGGGCAAAAAAGAAGATTACCAATATTTCATGAAACGTTCTCAGAACTGGAAGAATTTATATAATCCCAGGAACGGATTTATGCAGCCGAGAAAAAACGGAAACTGGTATGAGCCATTCGAGCCCAGGGAAGTAAATAACAATTATACGGAAGGAAATTCCTGGCATTACTCCTACTCTGTTCAGCAGGATATACCGGGACTGATTGCGGCTCACGGGGGAAAGGAGAAATTCGAACAGTTTATTGACGCTATTTTCTCCGCTCCGGATAAAACGACCGGGAGAGAGCAGGTGGACATTACCGGACTGATCGGACAATATGCCCAGGGAAATGAACCGAGCCACCACATCGCGTACCTGTATAATTATGTGGATAAACCTGAAAAAACAGATGCTAAAATCAGATATATTCTTGACCATTATTATAAAAATGCACCGGACGGGCTGATCGGAAATGAAGATTGCGGACAGATGAGTGCCTGGTATATTCTGAGCAGCATGGGAATTTATTCCGTAACGCCGGGGCTACCCGAATGGCAGACAACAAAGCCTTATTTTGATGAGGTTAAAATCCATCTGGAAGACGGAACGACAAGAGTCATCACAAAAAACACAAGCCGGGATGAGCTTAGAAAGCTGGGCTTTGAGAATGTAAAACCGGCTAAAGATTACAAATATGATGAGCTAACAGCTACGCCTGTTATTTCTGCCTCCAGAATCTTTGATTTAAATACAAAAGTAGAAATCACGGCGTTGAATCCGAACGACAAAATCTACTACATGACCATGGATGAGGGTGACGCAAATGTCCGGAAGACGTTTACCGCTTATAAAGGACCGTTCACCATTGTAAAGACCACCCAGGTTTCCGCATACGCAGAAAGAAAGGGTGAGAAAAGTTCAATCGTTACCGCCAACTTCAACAGGAGGCCCAACAACTGGGCTATTACGGTGAATACTATTCCTACTCCACAGTATACGGCAAGCGGAAAACTATCCTTGATTGACGGTATAAACGGTGATGCCAACTGGAGAAAAGGAGAATGGCTGGGATATCAGGGACAGACTTTTGAAGCGGTGATCGACATGAAATCTCCCCAACAGATCAGTACCCTGTCATCGACATTCCTTCAGGACAGTAAAGCATGGATTTTAATGCCTAAAAAGGTAGAATATTACGCATCTATGAATGGACGAGACTATATTCTTCTTAAAACGGTTGACAATATACTAGATCCGAAAGATGAAACTGTTCAGGTTAAAGATTTCTCTACAGACATTCTGCCTACCGAGGCACGTTATATCAAAGTGAAAGCCTATCATTTCGGAAAGCTTCCGGAATGGCATCAGGGAGCGGGTGGCGATGCTTATATTTTTATTGATGAAATTTCTGTAAAATAA
- a CDS encoding CocE/NonD family hydrolase produces the protein MRIHVTVLFLFFFIFGSSQTQQAPADSFVKDNFTKKEFYITMRDGVKLFTIAYIPKDISGKNKYPFLMQRTCYSIAPYGENEYRTKLGPNPYLMKDKYIFVFQDVRGRYMSQGTFTNMTPQVERKTRKDVDESTDTYDTIDWLVKNIKDNNGKVGQYGTSYPGFYTAVGVLAQHPALVASSPQAPISDFWNDDFLHNGRFMMGYFRTFPVFGVQKTKPENKAWYTDSMIKTTSEDGLKFYRDMGTLKDGYEKYYKDNFFMTEIMNHTNYDEFWQKRNLLPHLKNVNHAVMTVGGWFDAEDLSGPLNIYKTIEKTSPKAKNTIVMGPFSHGGWGREDGKHFHNEIYFGDSIATYYQKNIETKFFSHYLKGNTKQDVGLPEALMYDTGSKQWREFTTYPPKEAQKVKFYLSNKTLKNTSGQGFSEYYSDPENPVLSSDNLKDFNGFTPRNYMSEDQRFAEGRPDVLTFTTDVLTDDLTFAGEMMAKLNIASTSTDADFAVKLIDVYPEDFKPAEKKEGVIYGNYHQMVRSEIMPARFRNSRERAEALVPNQKTAVNFRLQDVVHTFKKGHKIQIQISSTWFPLFAINPQKFLDNPNFATKEDYTKAFIKIFEDSAIEVEVLK, from the coding sequence ATGAGAATTCATGTAACTGTTTTATTTCTTTTCTTTTTCATTTTTGGAAGTTCACAGACCCAGCAGGCACCTGCAGATTCGTTTGTAAAGGATAACTTCACCAAAAAAGAATTTTATATCACCATGCGCGACGGTGTAAAGCTTTTCACAATTGCCTACATTCCGAAGGACATTTCCGGCAAGAATAAGTATCCTTTTTTAATGCAGAGAACCTGCTACAGCATTGCGCCTTACGGTGAAAATGAGTACAGAACCAAACTTGGCCCGAACCCGTATTTAATGAAAGACAAATATATTTTTGTATTTCAGGACGTTCGCGGAAGATACATGAGTCAAGGTACCTTCACCAATATGACACCACAAGTGGAGCGCAAAACCAGGAAGGATGTGGATGAAAGTACAGATACCTACGACACCATAGACTGGCTGGTGAAAAATATTAAAGACAATAACGGTAAAGTCGGGCAATACGGAACTTCATATCCAGGTTTCTACACGGCTGTAGGCGTACTGGCCCAGCATCCTGCATTGGTGGCTTCTTCTCCACAGGCTCCGATTTCAGATTTCTGGAATGACGATTTTCTTCATAACGGGAGATTTATGATGGGATATTTCAGGACTTTTCCGGTTTTCGGAGTTCAGAAAACGAAGCCTGAAAATAAGGCCTGGTACACGGATTCTATGATCAAAACAACCTCTGAAGACGGTCTGAAATTTTACAGAGACATGGGAACCTTAAAAGACGGTTACGAAAAATATTATAAAGATAATTTCTTCATGACGGAAATTATGAATCATACCAACTATGATGAATTCTGGCAGAAAAGAAACCTTCTTCCTCATCTTAAAAATGTAAATCATGCGGTAATGACGGTCGGAGGCTGGTTTGATGCAGAAGACCTGTCGGGCCCACTAAATATTTATAAGACCATTGAAAAAACAAGCCCGAAAGCTAAAAATACCATCGTCATGGGACCTTTCTCTCATGGAGGCTGGGGACGTGAAGACGGAAAACATTTTCACAATGAGATCTATTTCGGAGACAGCATTGCCACCTATTATCAGAAAAATATCGAAACAAAATTTTTCAGTCATTATTTAAAAGGCAATACAAAACAGGATGTCGGTTTGCCGGAAGCATTAATGTATGATACAGGATCAAAACAATGGCGCGAATTTACAACCTACCCTCCGAAAGAAGCACAGAAAGTAAAGTTTTATTTATCAAATAAAACGCTGAAAAACACTTCCGGACAAGGATTTTCCGAATATTACAGTGATCCTGAAAATCCTGTATTGAGCTCTGACAACCTGAAAGATTTCAATGGATTTACACCGAGAAATTATATGTCGGAGGACCAGAGATTCGCAGAAGGGAGACCCGATGTCTTAACTTTTACAACGGATGTTCTTACCGATGACCTAACTTTCGCAGGAGAAATGATGGCTAAATTAAATATTGCCTCCACTTCTACAGATGCAGATTTTGCAGTGAAATTAATCGATGTTTATCCTGAAGACTTTAAACCTGCTGAGAAAAAAGAAGGGGTGATTTATGGAAATTATCACCAGATGGTAAGAAGTGAAATTATGCCTGCCCGATTCAGGAATTCGAGAGAAAGGGCAGAAGCTTTGGTGCCGAATCAGAAAACGGCGGTGAATTTCAGGCTGCAGGATGTTGTTCATACTTTTAAAAAAGGACATAAAATCCAGATACAGATCAGTTCCACCTGGTTTCCATTGTTTGCCATTAATCCGCAGAAATTCTTAGACAATCCGAATTTTGCAACAAAGGAAGATTATACGAAAGCGTTTATTAAGATTTTCGAAGATAGTGCAATTGAAGTTGAGGTTTTAAAATAA
- a CDS encoding outer membrane beta-barrel protein, with amino-acid sequence MKKLLVLLFLATHVVILHAQKLNIDGKVSNSDQKPVENATVYLLKEKDSSIINYTSTNNFGKFSLKTDEINEPTVLKVDAEKLNSYSKKFDKISQSVSLGDIELDKNSVVDIDEVKITASPVKIKKDTIEFNASAIKVRPDSKIEELLKQIPGVEIDNDGKITVNGKEVDQIMINGKPFFDKDGKIALQNLPADIIKNIQFTTTKTKEEELNGKKAKSNNATINFNIDEKKNKGLISRLTLGYGSDKRYEGSGLISYFKNDTKVSLLASSNNINSQGFSNDEVFDSMGHGRNSWLMQGGSVRTSGSTTYYMPGGNAKGIQRSTTIGLNYSDKLGKNADLESLSLMHTDNNLETRSKVSRTTLLPDSTLKTDSESNGENESKQYNFDTSARIKLDSLTSVYISPSFSRTEGLNFNNLKSKTFGDNSLLNESDSYTSSKSESNSFSPNIYLSKRFKKKGRVAYANMSTTISESKNDNLNRSNTIFYPKPDSVSIDSRNQLARIKNQSNNYRFGVGYTEPLSDSITISLNVNYSSANNRDIRNVNDFDENTGQYSDYNILLSNSMNQRINQISPDLTFEINKKKLSTWGSVGLDISDMKVRSIFNGQQYNLEKNFALPKYSLSVQYQFSQSKSLSIYNSADYTIPSAEQLTPYEDYSNPLIVYRGNPDLKNTWSNRTYLYFNTSNLVKNISYYLNIGLTYANNDIINYSYYDESGKQFVTYENVSGNKNFNFGGSFSKTFKWKNNKLTINPRFNMNFGYSRGFVNGQEFSSNNYNINPGFNLTYEIKDKVTIRPSYRLGYNFSNYTNYSVDKVQTSNQSLKLELTNYLFKSRLVFGNDFEYNTNSNIAPGFKKDFYFWNTSLGYAFFDKQLTAKVKVYDVLNQNQSVRRTISSAYFEDREDLILKRYIMFSLTMKLNKFAGKKMAGK; translated from the coding sequence ATGAAGAAATTACTCGTATTGCTATTTTTAGCAACTCATGTTGTTATTTTACATGCACAAAAATTAAACATCGACGGAAAAGTATCCAACTCTGATCAAAAGCCCGTCGAAAATGCTACGGTCTACCTCCTGAAAGAAAAAGATTCATCGATTATCAACTACACCTCTACCAACAATTTCGGTAAATTTTCATTAAAAACAGATGAGATTAATGAACCCACCGTTTTAAAAGTGGATGCTGAAAAACTAAATTCTTATTCCAAGAAATTTGATAAGATCAGTCAATCTGTTTCCCTTGGGGATATCGAACTGGATAAAAACTCGGTGGTCGACATTGATGAAGTAAAAATTACGGCTTCTCCTGTAAAAATAAAAAAAGACACGATAGAGTTTAACGCCTCTGCCATTAAGGTCCGTCCGGACAGTAAAATCGAAGAACTCCTGAAACAGATCCCGGGTGTGGAGATCGATAATGACGGAAAAATAACGGTCAACGGAAAGGAAGTTGATCAGATTATGATCAATGGAAAACCTTTTTTTGACAAAGACGGGAAAATCGCTTTACAGAATCTCCCTGCCGATATCATTAAGAACATCCAGTTTACAACAACAAAAACGAAGGAAGAGGAACTTAACGGAAAAAAGGCCAAGTCCAATAATGCGACCATAAATTTTAATATCGATGAGAAGAAAAATAAAGGGCTGATCTCCAGGCTTACTCTTGGATACGGGAGTGACAAAAGATATGAAGGCAGCGGACTGATCAGTTATTTTAAAAATGATACGAAAGTAAGTCTTCTTGCTTCTTCCAATAACATCAACTCGCAGGGTTTTTCGAATGACGAGGTTTTCGACAGTATGGGGCATGGAAGAAATTCATGGCTGATGCAGGGCGGAAGTGTGAGGACCTCGGGAAGTACCACTTATTACATGCCGGGCGGAAATGCAAAAGGGATTCAGAGATCTACCACGATCGGATTAAATTACAGCGACAAGTTAGGGAAAAACGCAGATCTTGAAAGCCTTAGTCTGATGCATACTGATAATAATCTGGAGACCAGATCCAAAGTCTCGAGAACCACTTTACTGCCTGACTCTACCCTGAAAACCGATTCTGAAAGCAACGGTGAAAATGAATCAAAGCAGTACAACTTCGACACTTCAGCAAGAATTAAACTTGATTCCCTGACCAGTGTTTATATCTCGCCTTCATTTTCGAGAACAGAAGGTCTAAATTTTAACAACCTGAAATCCAAAACATTCGGTGATAACAGTCTTCTGAATGAAAGTGATTCGTATACCAGCTCAAAATCGGAAAGCAACAGCTTCAGTCCCAATATTTATTTGTCAAAAAGATTTAAAAAGAAAGGTAGAGTGGCTTATGCCAACATGAGCACAACCATTTCAGAATCTAAAAATGATAATCTGAACAGATCAAATACTATATTTTATCCTAAACCGGACTCTGTAAGTATAGATTCCAGAAATCAGCTGGCAAGAATAAAAAATCAGAGCAATAATTACCGTTTCGGTGTAGGATATACGGAACCTTTATCAGATTCGATAACCATAAGTCTTAATGTCAATTACAGTTCGGCGAACAACAGAGATATCAGAAATGTTAATGATTTTGATGAGAATACAGGTCAATATTCAGATTACAATATACTTCTTTCGAACAGTATGAATCAGAGGATCAACCAGATATCGCCGGATTTAACCTTTGAAATCAATAAAAAGAAGCTAAGCACATGGGGATCTGTCGGACTTGACATTTCTGATATGAAAGTAAGATCCATCTTCAACGGCCAGCAGTATAATCTTGAAAAAAACTTTGCGCTGCCGAAATACAGCTTAAGTGTACAGTACCAGTTTTCACAAAGTAAGAGCCTGAGTATCTACAACTCTGCTGATTACACCATTCCGAGCGCAGAACAGCTGACCCCCTATGAGGACTATTCGAATCCTTTGATCGTCTACAGAGGAAATCCGGATCTTAAAAACACCTGGTCAAACCGGACGTACCTTTATTTCAACACATCCAATCTGGTGAAAAATATAAGTTATTACCTCAATATCGGATTGACCTATGCTAATAATGACATCATCAACTATTCTTATTACGATGAATCCGGAAAACAGTTTGTCACCTATGAAAATGTGAGCGGAAATAAAAACTTCAATTTCGGAGGAAGCTTTAGCAAAACATTTAAATGGAAAAATAATAAGCTGACCATTAATCCGAGATTTAATATGAACTTTGGCTACAGCAGAGGTTTCGTCAACGGCCAGGAGTTCTCAAGCAACAATTACAACATTAATCCCGGGTTTAATCTTACCTATGAGATTAAGGATAAAGTGACCATACGCCCTTCTTACCGATTAGGGTATAATTTCTCAAACTATACCAACTACAGTGTTGATAAGGTACAGACTTCCAACCAGTCACTGAAGCTGGAACTTACCAACTACCTTTTCAAAAGCAGACTGGTATTTGGTAATGATTTTGAATATAATACCAACTCCAATATTGCCCCGGGTTTTAAAAAAGATTTTTATTTCTGGAACACGAGTTTAGGATATGCATTTTTCGACAAACAACTTACCGCAAAAGTAAAAGTGTATGATGTCCTCAACCAGAATCAAAGCGTAAGAAGAACCATTTCCAGCGCTTATTTTGAAGACCGTGAAGATTTGATTCTTAAACGCTACATCATGTTTTCACTGACCATGAAGCTCAATAAATTTGCCGGAAAAAAAATGGCGGGAAAATAA